A genome region from Senegalia massiliensis includes the following:
- a CDS encoding sodium:solute symporter family protein, with translation MSNTARALIIAFSVGMILISFAIGWWAKRKANTAKAYFGSTGMFGPLVVGLSSTAAVASAFALVGIPGILYATGNAMTFWMLSSAAFAMAYIIIGKKVRAMAEISEVASLGDVSDLRFNNNKIIKGSMSITLLLGCIAYLSAQIKAGSELFSHLVGWSPLVSGLVIFGVLTIYMSVSGEVGGLLTQAFQGFVMVLAGLVLVVAFFRMTGGFGEVLKVTSEAGTVTANNITKEFSPGILDAWGTLPKVAAMAYMLIPILGTVGQPQVLTRMYALKDPKDMPRLGLYSAIAHTIVGLLTLVVASGALYLVGTGKIAPLDNPDRAIYEFADYSGLIVQLFVYAAVLAAAMSSASLFLSISSNIIIRDLPDAFGIKLSEEKQMKYAKGAMAVIGIASIFFSITQGEMVAILGTFGWGTLMSATFPVFILGLLWKRASVKGVMAGSVMALILNIVSFLNLIPWPGALPWYFNVITISIITTVVVSLLAKDEVLDKKVEAVIEL, from the coding sequence ATGAGTAATACAGCTAGAGCTTTAATTATAGCATTTTCAGTTGGTATGATTTTGATTTCATTTGCAATTGGATGGTGGGCTAAAAGAAAAGCAAATACTGCTAAAGCATATTTTGGTAGTACAGGAATGTTTGGACCATTAGTAGTTGGGTTATCTAGTACTGCTGCAGTAGCTAGTGCATTTGCTCTTGTTGGTATTCCTGGAATACTCTATGCTACAGGAAATGCAATGACTTTTTGGATGTTATCTTCAGCAGCATTTGCAATGGCATACATAATTATAGGTAAAAAGGTTAGGGCCATGGCAGAAATTAGTGAAGTAGCTAGTTTAGGTGATGTTTCTGACTTAAGATTTAATAATAATAAGATTATAAAGGGAAGTATGTCAATAACATTATTACTTGGATGTATAGCTTATTTATCTGCTCAAATAAAAGCAGGTTCTGAACTTTTTAGTCATTTAGTTGGCTGGAGTCCACTTGTATCTGGACTTGTTATATTTGGAGTATTAACTATATATATGTCTGTTAGTGGAGAAGTTGGAGGATTACTAACTCAAGCTTTTCAAGGGTTTGTAATGGTACTTGCAGGATTAGTATTAGTAGTAGCTTTCTTTAGAATGACTGGAGGATTTGGAGAAGTTTTAAAAGTAACTTCTGAAGCGGGAACTGTAACTGCTAACAATATTACAAAGGAATTTTCTCCAGGTATTTTAGATGCTTGGGGCACCCTTCCTAAAGTTGCAGCGATGGCATATATGCTTATTCCTATTTTAGGAACTGTAGGGCAACCTCAAGTTTTAACTAGAATGTATGCATTAAAAGATCCTAAAGATATGCCTAGATTGGGATTGTATTCTGCTATAGCTCATACAATAGTTGGATTATTAACATTAGTAGTAGCAAGCGGGGCATTATATTTAGTAGGTACGGGTAAAATTGCTCCTTTAGATAATCCAGATAGAGCAATATATGAATTTGCAGATTATTCAGGATTAATTGTACAACTTTTTGTATATGCAGCAGTATTAGCTGCAGCAATGTCATCTGCTAGTTTATTCCTATCAATAAGTTCTAATATAATAATTAGAGATTTACCAGATGCATTTGGAATAAAGTTAAGTGAAGAAAAACAAATGAAATATGCAAAAGGAGCAATGGCAGTAATAGGAATAGCTTCAATATTCTTTTCTATAACGCAAGGTGAAATGGTTGCTATATTAGGAACATTTGGGTGGGGAACACTCATGTCAGCAACATTCCCTGTATTTATACTTGGGTTACTTTGGAAAAGAGCTAGTGTAAAAGGAGTTATGGCTGGTTCAGTTATGGCATTAATATTAAATATAGTTTCATTTTTAAATTTAATACCTTGGCCTGGTGCTCTTCCATGGTACTTTAATGTAATAACAATTTCAATAATTACTACTGTTGTAGTATCATTATTAGCAAAAGATGAAGTTCTTGATAAAAAGGTAGAAGCTGTAATAGAGCTTTAA
- a CDS encoding YdbC family protein, with amino-acid sequence MAINYEILEEIGLISESKSGWKKKLNLISWNSRDAKYDLRDWAPDNEKMGKGITLTKDELKELRDVLNNMNL; translated from the coding sequence ATGGCAATAAATTATGAAATATTAGAAGAAATAGGATTAATTTCAGAATCTAAATCAGGTTGGAAAAAGAAACTAAATCTTATATCTTGGAATTCAAGGGATGCTAAATATGATTTAAGAGATTGGGCACCTGATAATGAAAAGATGGGAAAAGGAATAACACTTACAAAGGATGAACTTAAAGAATTAAGAGATGTATTAAATAATATGAATTTATAA
- a CDS encoding class I adenylate-forming enzyme family protein, with amino-acid sequence MYNNGWIGDYLLSRSKINGHGIAVYDADNDTNYTYNDLNDRANRLANYLKYELGVEKGDRVAFISRNRIELIDGYYATGKIGAIMIPYNARLSSEELEKLINSETPKVVVYEDIYNESITKIKDKLDVENYIILQNLDEDIYIDNLNYEEIMKYNNNPINCKDLDFEDIHLIIHTGGTTGLPKGGMISHRAELFNSMNEICTWGLNYEDSAHIILPLFHTGGWNLLTLPLLHAGGKIIINKQFDPRQTLDIIETEKTTVLFGAATIFRMMAELPEFKTADLSSLKWIMAGAAPTPINIMEQFWDKGLKFVLGYGMTEAGPNNLSGAVQFMTDEEIKEKFASVGKPMYLTMTKVVDENNNEVGVNEVGELLWSGPQIFSGYWNNEEETNKTLIDGWVHTGDMAKVDEDGYYYIVGRKKNMFISGGENVFPPEIEKYIYKIPEINEVCVFGVFDEVWGEVGKAVVSLKANMQISKEEIQEKLKQNLANYKVPKYITFVEDIPKNNVGKIVVGKIMELYGTSDDN; translated from the coding sequence TTGTATAATAATGGTTGGATAGGAGATTATTTATTATCTAGAAGTAAAATCAATGGACATGGAATAGCTGTATATGATGCAGATAATGATACTAACTATACTTATAACGATTTAAATGATAGAGCTAACAGGTTAGCCAATTATCTTAAATATGAACTTGGAGTAGAAAAAGGTGATAGAGTAGCATTTATTTCTAGAAATAGAATTGAGCTAATTGATGGATATTATGCTACAGGAAAAATAGGCGCTATTATGATTCCGTATAATGCTAGACTATCTTCAGAAGAACTTGAAAAACTTATAAATAGTGAGACGCCAAAAGTAGTTGTTTACGAAGATATATATAATGAATCTATTACAAAGATAAAAGATAAATTAGATGTTGAGAACTATATTATACTACAAAATCTAGATGAAGATATTTATATAGATAACTTAAATTATGAAGAGATAATGAAATATAATAACAATCCTATAAATTGTAAAGATTTAGATTTTGAAGATATTCATTTAATAATACATACAGGGGGTACTACTGGGTTACCTAAAGGTGGAATGATTTCCCATAGAGCTGAGTTGTTTAATTCAATGAATGAAATTTGCACATGGGGTCTTAATTATGAAGATAGTGCACATATTATATTACCATTATTTCATACTGGAGGTTGGAATTTATTAACTCTACCCTTGTTACATGCAGGCGGTAAAATAATAATTAATAAGCAATTCGATCCTAGACAAACCCTAGATATAATCGAGACTGAAAAAACAACTGTACTTTTTGGTGCAGCTACTATATTTAGAATGATGGCAGAATTACCAGAATTTAAAACAGCTGATTTATCATCTTTGAAGTGGATTATGGCAGGAGCAGCTCCTACGCCTATTAATATAATGGAGCAGTTCTGGGATAAAGGATTAAAATTTGTATTAGGTTATGGTATGACAGAAGCTGGACCTAACAATTTATCTGGAGCAGTACAGTTTATGACTGATGAAGAAATAAAAGAAAAATTTGCTTCAGTTGGTAAACCTATGTATTTAACAATGACTAAAGTAGTAGATGAAAACAATAATGAAGTAGGAGTTAATGAAGTTGGAGAATTACTTTGGAGTGGACCACAAATCTTTTCAGGATACTGGAATAACGAAGAAGAAACTAATAAAACATTGATAGATGGATGGGTTCATACAGGAGATATGGCTAAGGTTGATGAAGATGGATATTACTATATAGTTGGAAGAAAGAAAAATATGTTTATAAGTGGTGGAGAAAATGTATTTCCTCCTGAAATAGAAAAATATATATATAAAATTCCAGAAATAAATGAAGTATGTGTATTTGGAGTATTTGATGAAGTTTGGGGAGAAGTAGGAAAAGCAGTTGTTTCACTTAAAGCTAATATGCAAATCTCGAAAGAAGAAATTCAAGAAAAACTAAAACAGAATTTAGCTAATTATAAAGTTCCAAAATACATTACATTTGTAGAAGATATACCTAAAAATAATGTAGGCAAGATTGTAGTTGGGAAAATTATGGAACTATATGGCACAAGTGATGATAATTAG
- a CDS encoding VanZ family protein encodes MKQNNKKKISYLAVFVWMGVIFYLSHQSGDSSGGLSSGITEMMLNVINTIFPSLKVDIDLFHHIIRKLAHFTAYFILAILLINALRTSNIFGFKSIIIALLISIIYAATDEFHQSFIPGRGPSIKDVFIDSFGASFGLAIYFVFSKLKKRRVS; translated from the coding sequence ATGAAGCAAAATAACAAGAAGAAAATATCATATTTAGCTGTTTTTGTATGGATGGGTGTAATATTTTATTTATCTCATCAATCTGGAGATAGCTCTGGAGGCTTAAGTTCAGGAATAACGGAAATGATGTTAAATGTGATAAATACTATATTTCCATCTTTGAAGGTGGATATAGATTTATTTCACCATATTATAAGGAAGTTAGCACATTTTACTGCTTATTTTATACTTGCTATACTCCTTATAAATGCACTTAGAACAAGTAATATTTTTGGCTTTAAATCAATAATAATAGCTCTTTTAATATCAATAATATATGCAGCAACAGACGAGTTTCATCAGTCATTTATACCAGGAAGAGGACCATCTATAAAAGATGTATTTATAGATAGTTTTGGTGCTAGTTTTGGACTAGCTATATATTTTGTATTTTCTAAACTTAAAAAAAGGAGAGTTTCATGA
- a CDS encoding MaoC family dehydratase, which translates to MIKQISYDDIRVGDSAIMNKRISVKDVESFAEILNDKDSFHVDEEVARKSIFGKRVCHGMHIASYISEVTGKELPGFGTIYLNQTLNFKTPVYLNSNITIEVKVLEKLPRRKLRMLTVIKDEDENLVLDGEAIVKVSK; encoded by the coding sequence TTGATAAAGCAAATTTCTTATGATGACATAAGAGTTGGTGATAGTGCAATTATGAATAAGAGAATTTCAGTAAAAGATGTTGAATCTTTTGCTGAAATTCTTAATGATAAAGATTCTTTTCACGTTGATGAAGAAGTAGCAAGAAAATCTATATTTGGTAAAAGAGTCTGTCATGGAATGCATATCGCTTCTTATATTTCTGAAGTAACAGGGAAAGAATTACCAGGATTTGGTACTATATATCTTAATCAAACATTGAATTTCAAAACTCCTGTATATTTAAACTCTAATATAACTATAGAAGTTAAGGTCTTAGAAAAATTACCTAGAAGAAAATTAAGAATGTTGACTGTAATAAAGGATGAAGATGAAAATTTAGTGTTAGATGGAGAGGCAATAGTAAAGGTTAGTAAATAA
- a CDS encoding nitroreductase family protein, producing MYRAIDYRISTRKYKDQKVSNEHFKNIQDIIKDIKPLNKDILMDTIVLRDGEKIINTFKGFTSKYAKVTAPHYIAFTSKIKDNYLENIGYIGEQIVLNLTKLGIGTCWVGSPIDEKTFRQITDVKKDQKYIILIAFGYPERKLEKKENRKRKENKNILSGNIKNELIPIIDSLRKAPSAINSQPWRVHCSENTLNVYIEWKNILTKKLLEKNNHIDIGIGLSHIIIAARQLGYDVEFINKDIQSSKNKKYIITIKIKNVD from the coding sequence ATGTATAGAGCAATAGATTATAGAATATCTACTAGAAAATATAAAGATCAAAAAGTTTCAAATGAACATTTTAAAAATATACAAGATATTATAAAGGATATAAAACCACTCAATAAAGATATTCTAATGGATACCATAGTTTTAAGAGATGGAGAAAAGATAATAAATACATTTAAAGGATTTACATCAAAATATGCTAAAGTAACTGCTCCCCACTATATAGCATTTACTTCAAAGATAAAGGATAACTATTTAGAAAATATAGGATATATTGGTGAACAAATAGTACTAAATCTAACTAAATTAGGTATAGGAACTTGCTGGGTAGGTAGCCCAATAGATGAAAAAACCTTCAGACAAATTACAGATGTAAAAAAGGATCAAAAATATATTATACTCATAGCTTTTGGTTATCCAGAGAGAAAATTAGAAAAGAAAGAAAATAGGAAAAGAAAAGAAAATAAAAATATTTTATCTGGAAATATAAAAAACGAACTTATTCCAATAATAGATTCTCTTAGAAAAGCACCTTCTGCAATAAATTCACAACCTTGGAGAGTTCATTGTAGTGAAAATACTTTAAACGTATATATAGAATGGAAAAATATACTTACAAAAAAACTTCTAGAAAAAAATAATCATATTGATATAGGAATAGGACTAAGTCATATTATAATAGCAGCTAGACAATTAGGTTATGATGTGGAATTTATTAATAAGGATATTCAAAGTAGTAAAAACAAAAAATATATAATTACTATAAAAATAAAAAATGTGGATTAA
- a CDS encoding flavodoxin family protein gives MKVLAICGSPRKDGNTEFFTKVVLSKLKKSDIETEFISLIGKDISECTGCYYCIENQSCSIKDDFQEIFNKMLKADVIILSSPVYHASITPKLKSLLDRAGFTGRWIANEMVDESSSYNWKGTAFSRKLVAPITVARRTGQTFAFSQLVLWATVNDCTVVGSNYWNIGVAGAGGQINAEQDTEGIGIMEHLAGNIEYLLKK, from the coding sequence ATGAAAGTATTAGCAATATGTGGTAGTCCAAGAAAAGATGGAAATACTGAGTTCTTTACTAAAGTAGTATTATCTAAATTAAAAAAGTCAGATATTGAAACTGAATTTATTTCACTTATTGGAAAAGATATTTCAGAATGTACAGGTTGTTACTATTGTATTGAGAATCAATCCTGTAGTATTAAAGATGATTTTCAGGAGATTTTTAATAAAATGTTAAAAGCAGATGTTATAATATTATCTTCTCCAGTCTATCATGCTTCAATTACACCAAAGTTAAAAAGTTTACTTGATAGAGCAGGGTTTACAGGACGATGGATTGCTAATGAAATGGTAGATGAATCATCTTCTTATAATTGGAAAGGTACAGCATTTTCTAGAAAATTAGTTGCTCCTATAACAGTAGCTAGAAGAACTGGTCAAACCTTTGCATTCTCACAATTAGTGTTATGGGCAACAGTTAATGATTGTACAGTTGTAGGCTCAAATTACTGGAATATAGGAGTAGCAGGTGCAGGTGGACAAATAAATGCAGAGCAAGATACAGAAGGAATAGGCATAATGGAGCACTTAGCTGGTAATATAGAGTATTTACTTAAAAAATAA
- a CDS encoding Card1-like endonuclease domain-containing protein, whose amino-acid sequence MKKYNTIINVIGENNDFNIVATHAFSPQKLVLIHDGSDEKKAYSDDIRDYYRKNFKDIEIIEETIYRLLYESLEKILFRYKDEEAVINITGSDTLVNLYIYNFSQIFTIDYAYLEVAHSEIIIYRKGKVEKINMDLYDMNIDDFISISGGKILWDNTPKYNDDKLESIYNYIIKKYDKWKKVKAIFKDRKNIEFHDYIYNRLLINTSKLEEENINSLLEFLNILKNMHYIEYKYRKNQIRLDIKSEFAKSLILISGYWLEFITYSVVKTLNNVDDLKTGVVFLWDRDVKNVKNELDILASVDSSLICISCKDSKGYDQEALNELNVYSRRISKGENIDILVSTYYPEKENVINRAKEMDINIVVFDGDVSKFKNELQKIINNKG is encoded by the coding sequence ATGAAGAAATATAATACAATTATAAATGTGATTGGGGAAAATAATGACTTTAATATAGTTGCTACACATGCATTTAGTCCTCAGAAACTGGTACTTATTCATGATGGTAGTGATGAGAAAAAAGCTTATTCAGATGATATAAGGGATTATTATAGGAAAAACTTTAAGGATATAGAAATAATAGAAGAAACAATATATAGGCTTCTTTATGAAAGTTTAGAAAAAATATTATTTAGATATAAAGATGAAGAAGCTGTTATAAATATTACTGGTTCAGATACTTTAGTTAATCTATATATCTATAACTTTTCTCAAATATTTACTATTGATTATGCTTATTTAGAAGTAGCACATTCAGAGATCATTATATATAGAAAAGGTAAAGTAGAAAAAATAAATATGGATTTATATGATATGAATATAGATGATTTTATATCTATATCAGGTGGAAAGATACTTTGGGATAATACTCCAAAATATAATGATGATAAATTAGAATCTATTTATAATTATATTATAAAAAAATATGATAAATGGAAAAAAGTAAAAGCTATATTTAAAGATAGAAAAAACATAGAATTTCATGACTATATATACAATAGATTACTTATAAATACAAGTAAATTAGAGGAAGAGAATATAAACTCTTTATTAGAGTTCTTAAATATATTAAAAAATATGCATTATATTGAATATAAGTATAGAAAAAATCAAATAAGATTGGATATTAAAAGTGAATTTGCAAAAAGTCTTATATTGATCTCTGGATATTGGCTTGAATTTATAACATATAGTGTTGTAAAAACTCTAAATAATGTAGATGACTTAAAAACAGGTGTTGTATTTTTATGGGATAGAGATGTGAAGAATGTAAAAAATGAATTAGATATTCTTGCATCTGTGGATTCTTCTCTTATATGTATATCTTGTAAGGATAGTAAGGGGTATGATCAAGAAGCGTTAAATGAGCTTAATGTGTATAGTAGGAGAATAAGTAAAGGTGAAAATATTGATATTCTCGTAAGTACATATTATCCAGAAAAAGAGAATGTAATAAATAGGGCAAAGGAAATGGATATAAATATTGTAGTATTTGATGGAGATGTATCTAAGTTTAAAAATGAGTTACAAAAAATAATAAATAATAAAGGGTGA
- a CDS encoding 3-oxoacyl-ACP synthase, with protein MNIGIKNIGIYIPKKIKDSKKISELSEIPEYVIREKFGIKKVHQASEEETVSEMGARAAKKALNGFDPEKLDLVVYCGSEYKDYYLYNCAADIQNKIGAVNANAFEIHSLCSAGVYSLKVLKSMMLNDKNLNNVLLVSSSKETQIIDYTNHNSRFMFNFGDGASAILLQRGLNENIILETAMITDGSFAEDVAVYGVGCKNFNNSKDVKFKNRFLDVKDINDMKSRLDPISFDNFNKVIKRSIEKSGYEINDINYLAPIFMKRSLLEGILEGFGLSEENSFVLEEYGHCQSSDAFISLFEGQKLNRLKDGDLAVLLGAGTGYTWAATAVKWGKA; from the coding sequence ATGAATATAGGAATAAAGAATATTGGTATATATATACCTAAAAAAATTAAAGACAGCAAAAAAATATCAGAATTATCAGAAATACCAGAATATGTGATAAGAGAAAAATTCGGTATTAAAAAAGTACATCAAGCATCTGAAGAAGAAACTGTTTCAGAAATGGGTGCAAGAGCTGCAAAGAAAGCACTAAATGGATTTGATCCTGAGAAATTAGATTTAGTAGTATATTGTGGTAGTGAATATAAAGATTACTATCTATATAATTGTGCAGCAGATATACAAAATAAAATAGGAGCAGTAAATGCCAATGCTTTTGAAATTCATTCTCTTTGCTCTGCAGGAGTATATTCTCTAAAAGTTCTTAAAAGTATGATGTTAAATGATAAAAATTTAAATAATGTATTATTAGTATCCTCTTCAAAAGAGACTCAAATAATAGATTATACTAATCATAATTCAAGATTTATGTTTAACTTTGGTGATGGAGCTTCTGCTATACTATTACAAAGGGGATTAAATGAGAATATAATATTAGAAACTGCTATGATTACAGATGGTTCATTTGCAGAAGATGTTGCAGTATATGGTGTTGGATGTAAAAATTTTAATAATTCAAAAGATGTTAAATTTAAGAATAGATTTTTAGATGTAAAGGATATAAACGATATGAAATCAAGACTAGACCCAATTAGTTTTGATAATTTTAATAAAGTAATTAAGAGATCAATAGAAAAAAGCGGATATGAAATTAATGATATAAACTATTTAGCTCCAATATTTATGAAAAGATCTTTATTAGAAGGTATATTAGAAGGTTTTGGATTATCTGAAGAAAACTCATTTGTTTTAGAAGAATATGGTCATTGCCAATCATCAGATGCATTTATATCATTATTTGAAGGACAAAAGCTAAATAGGTTGAAAGATGGAGACTTAGCTGTTTTATTAGGTGCTGGAACAGGTTATACATGGGCAGCAACAGCTGTTAAGTGGGGCAAAGCTTAA
- a CDS encoding rhomboid family intramembrane serine protease, with amino-acid sequence MIPLRDTSPSRKRPIATFIVIGINALIFLYQTMIPKEMVGEMVFNYGFIPIRFIYNIFNPLAYIPFITNIFLHSNLIHLLGNMWSLWIFGDNVEDRMGPLRFTLFYLLTGVIATIFHMLSDISSYVPVIGASGAIAGVMGAYFLMFKHSRVLTIVPIFPFFIQVPAQIFLIIWFLIQLSSGISSGLAGQLSQNIAWWAHIFGFLAGVFLHKLFIKKSINYYRRI; translated from the coding sequence ATGATTCCTTTAAGAGATACTAGTCCAAGTAGAAAAAGACCTATTGCAACCTTTATAGTTATAGGAATAAACGCACTTATATTTTTATATCAAACTATGATACCGAAAGAAATGGTTGGTGAGATGGTTTTTAATTATGGCTTCATACCAATAAGATTTATATATAATATATTTAATCCACTAGCTTATATTCCATTTATCACGAATATTTTTTTACATAGCAATTTAATTCATTTACTGGGAAATATGTGGTCACTATGGATTTTTGGTGATAATGTGGAAGATAGAATGGGGCCTTTAAGATTTACTTTGTTTTATCTTTTAACAGGAGTAATTGCAACCATATTTCATATGTTATCAGATATTTCATCATATGTTCCTGTAATTGGTGCATCTGGTGCAATTGCTGGAGTTATGGGAGCATATTTTTTAATGTTTAAACATTCTAGAGTGCTTACTATAGTTCCTATTTTTCCTTTTTTTATACAAGTTCCAGCACAAATATTTCTTATAATATGGTTTTTAATTCAATTATCTTCTGGAATTAGTTCTGGACTTGCAGGTCAATTGTCTCAAAATATTGCTTGGTGGGCACATATATTTGGATTTTTAGCTGGAGTTTTTCTTCATAAATTATTTATTAAAAAGAGCATTAATTATTATAGGAGAATATGA
- a CDS encoding TetR/AcrR family transcriptional regulator — protein sequence MGLINEPKTKRGMETLNKICKSAEHLFSEKGYFETSIVDIAQKSEVAQGTIYIYFKDKKSIFRYLVKYLGQDLRQEIKNETKVKTSRYNQEYVGLKTFLNFVGEHIGIFKIIWQAQFVDMELFKEYYEEFSKSYIKGIERAQENNEMRKIDSEVLSYCFIGIANFIALKYIVFDNENDYNDIVESAMDFIKNGAFFNE from the coding sequence TTGGGATTAATAAATGAACCTAAGACAAAAAGAGGGATGGAAACTTTAAATAAAATATGTAAATCTGCTGAACATCTATTTAGTGAAAAAGGTTATTTTGAAACTAGTATAGTAGATATTGCTCAAAAGTCTGAGGTAGCTCAAGGTACTATATATATATATTTTAAAGATAAGAAAAGTATATTTAGATATTTAGTAAAATATTTAGGGCAAGACTTAAGACAAGAAATTAAAAATGAAACTAAAGTTAAAACTTCAAGATATAATCAAGAATATGTTGGGTTAAAAACATTTTTAAATTTTGTAGGAGAACATATAGGAATATTTAAAATAATATGGCAAGCTCAATTTGTTGATATGGAACTTTTCAAGGAATATTATGAGGAATTTTCTAAAAGCTATATAAAAGGTATAGAAAGAGCTCAAGAAAATAATGAGATGAGAAAGATAGATTCAGAAGTATTATCATACTGCTTCATTGGTATTGCAAACTTTATTGCCTTAAAATATATAGTTTTTGATAATGAAAATGACTATAATGATATAGTTGAATCTGCAATGGATTTTATTAAAAATGGTGCTTTTTTTAATGAGTAA